The genomic segment cagaaaatatttttgttagtctttaaggtgctactggactcttgcccttttctaataaaTAAATCAAGACAAGGTGCTACAAaaccccttctctattttatatCTGGTTTCTAGACAGCCTCCAGTCCCACCAACTCTCGTCAAAATTACACATTGCCCTTGCACCTTATCACCATTTCTGCGCCTAAAGCCAGGTATTTAGGAACGACGACCACGCCGCTCCCCCAAGACTACAATTCCCAAAAGGGCGCGCGCGCCATAGGTCGACTCTGAAACACGCCGCCGGAAAGGCCCCGGTTATACAGCAGCCGTTACCTGCTGAGGACACGTCGGTTaaggggaaacaaagaaaaaagggaCGGACCAGAACCCTCGCGGCCTCCGTAGCGAATGATGCAACCACAAACAGAGGTTGCAGTCGAGTCCCGCCTTCTTAGCATCCGATTGAACGAGACGAGAGCGTGACGACACCCCCTGGCATTCTGATTGGCTGAGCTGTTAAAGCTCTGTGACTTGGCCGGGCCGCAGCACGTTtgataactttttttttctctcctccgCCGATCAAGCCACGTGGGCGACGCCAGGTTTGTTCTCCGCGGAGCATCTTGATTCTAAGGGAAGGCTGTGGAAACGAAGGGGAGAAGTGCATAACGAGAAAGGGATCAAATCGAGAAAAAGAACAGCTGGGGGGGGAAAAGGTCGGGGCCTTGAGCATCCATCTGGAAAGAATGGGAGAGACAACGGGGAGCGAAATAGGGGCAGAAGAGGGGTGGAAAGTGCTGGATGGCTGAGCTGTGATGATAGCAGAAGAGATTGATAACGTCTAATGCTAACAATGAAACTTTAATTTCTTTTCTCATCCTCTACCTCCCCAGGAACCCACTGTGTTACTCCTTGGCAACCATGAGTGTGGGATTCATCGGTGCTGGACAGCTTGCCTTCTCCCTGGCTAGGGGTTTTACTGCAGCAGGTAGGCAGAGACCAGGGTGTCCAGAAGTAAGATTTTGATGTTAAATGCTGAATTCAAAGCCCACTTTCAGTGGAATTTTTGCAAAGCATGTTTGTCTACACAAGACTAAAACTTGCTCTAGGTGTGAGTAAAACACTGTTGGCAATTATGTTCAATGCCCAGGATTGGCAATTTACTGccatgtgtatatatttttttgcctGTCAGCTGGTATGACCCTAGAGAATTCTGAATACCACATTAATGAGAAGAGCTTGACGCTAGTGCTTGGAAGGAGCTCTTCTTGCTTGTATTTTGCAAGAGTCCGATGCAAGCCTTGGGTTAATATTatacttgattttaaagtatatataTGTGTGCTAAGTTGGTTTGTAATGAAATTCCACCCGTAATGCTATCCCTAATAAATCACCACCCTCTCCAGAATAACTTGTTCCACAGTGAAGTATATGTATTGTTGCCAGAATGCTAATTGCTGACAAGCAAAGGTAGAAGGTATGCATTgtgctttaattttatttaaccTTCTTATTCTTAAATGGTCAGGTTGTAGTAGCTTTGACCTGCCAACAAAAACATGGGAAAAGCCCTAAAAAGGGCTTACAGGGGCCACCCTTACAGTTAGCATgacccaaaggggaaaaaataactaCTATCTTCTCATGGGGAGATTAACAAGAAATGAAGCAATACAgctcaaacaaaaaaaaatacatatctgACCACAAAAAAACCACAAACATTGCAAAATACAGCTTGTGTCTTTTCACATAAACATATAAAGATCTTGTGGGAGGAATTTTTATGGCATGCTATCCAGGCATATtggtatgcccccccccaatatagTGATGTAACAATTTTTCAGTTGTAAAAATGGAAGAACGTTCCCCTTCCAGAATTAGGTGGTTTTCTTAACGTGAGCGGTAGTATGAATCTGTTTCCACTGACAATCTTGTGTAAAAGATGTGCTGAGAAGGGACTGTACAGAGTAGGGTGGTGATAAAATTAGAATAGTTTAACCGACTGTTGACAGTCCCAAGCCAAAACTGAAAATTTCCTTTTTTCCCAGGGATCTTAGCTTCTCATAAGATCACAGCAAGTTCACCGGATACTGATCTTCCAACAGTGGCAGGGTTGAGGGTAGGTTCTGCATCCTGCAAAATCTGAAATGCCTCTTACCTGTCCCTTGGGTATTCAGTGCATGTCTTGTTTTATTTGCACCCAGCCAGCAGCTGTCGTTTTAGTTCACTGTCTTTGTTTTGGGGCCAAAATTCCCACTGAAGTGGGACATATCCATTGGcatgggtaggggctgtggctcagtgatacagcatctgttttgcatgtatAAAGTCCAAGGTTCTATCTCtgacatatccagttaaaaggatcaggtggtagaggatgccaaagatctcTACTTGAAAATGTGGATAGCCACTGCAAGTCAGactaggcaatactgaccttgataggccaaaagtatgattctgtataaggcagccttGAGTATTTGTTCGTGCACATTCATTCATCTGTCACCTATGGATAGAACAAGAGAAACTGGGGCTAAACTATATGCAAATGTGTACAGAATCATGGAAACATAGAGTTAgaggggatctccagggtcatctagtgcaacccctgcacaatgcaggaaattcacaactacctcctcccccacacccccagtgactcctgctccatgctcagaagatggcaaataaccttcaggatccctgggcaatctgacctggaggaaaattgctttgtaaccccaaagtggcgatggaaattacctgggcatgtaagaaagggctacaaGAGCCAAGCATTTCCAGAGGTCAACCATACCATCCTAACTACCTCAACACTCTTGTAGGGGTTTGGTCACAATAGTCAAACCTGTTATTAGTGCATAAAACCCATCCAAGAGTACGTTTTTCCAGGACAATGCAGCATAACAAATGCAGTGTGCAACCTGACTCACACAATGTTGTCTGAACAGCGGGACACCATTGTTGTCTTGAAGCTCTTGAGCTTTAAAGACACCTTTTTGCACAGATGATGAAATACTGCAGTACAATCACGGTTGGGAAGAAGGGGAAATCCAACTTCAGGTCCAGTACCACCTCTCTCAATTCCACCAGGAAGTCAGGCATGGCTGGTGCACCAAGAGAATTAATCTGGTTTACATctgggttgccaacaccaggcaCGAATAATCAAAACAAGTGGTGAAACTTAATGAATCCATCTGCTATTGGATTTAGGACTTTCATAAAATAAtttgataaaaaattaaaaatcagcaTACGAAAGACTTGACTTCCTATCTTACTCATTTTTTACCATCCTACCTTTTGAAGTCCTTTCTTTGGGGCATTCCCCCTGGAGCTACAAGAGGAATTGCTCTCTTGCAAAGCAGTATTATTCCACACATCTCCTTCTTTATCTTCCCACTGACTTGTACTGAGATTCACTCCCTCTCCACCTCTGCCCAGCCTTTTTGCATAGAAGATTTAGAAGCTGAGGGAACTGCAGCCCTTTTAGTGTTACAGATGCTTTGGGAGTGGGCTATTGATGGCTTAGAAACAATGGGTGGGAGGAAGTTTGCAATCCTTTTTTCCACTTTCCGTTTCCCTGCTTAACCCAAGTGGCTTTGTCCCCTGGGAGATTTCTGCAAGGGTGGTGGGTAGGAAGTCCTCGGGAGGAAAAGTTGACACACATTCTTCCCCAACCCTCAGCTTTTCAACACTGACCTGACCCTTCCAATAGCAGCTTTTCAAGCTAAAAATGTCTGTTGGGCTCTGTCTGTTTCTGTATGCAATGTGTGGGTTGGGCCTAGTTCCTAACCATGAGGCAGGCACGGGGAAGCTAATTGGGATCATCCAGTATCTAAAGTCCTAAGTTGCTGAATTTGTCTGAGGATTTAACCTCCAACTCTGCCTCCTGCCTGTTGTGCTCATTTAAAAGCCAAAGTCCTGTGACCTTGGTGGCCACTGACATTCTGTGTTGAGCTTGCCTAGTTTTTGAAATACCAAGTAAACAATATAGTACCCAGCTGTTGGCTGAAATCACCTATCTAAATCCTCATGTCTGTGCTGTTTAAACAGAGTTCAAAGAACATTTCACCTGTTGTGTTAAATTGTATGTTTGTGtttccccctccagaaaatggGTGTGAATGTCACCCTAAGTAACAAAGAGACAGTTAAAAACAGCGATGTCTTGTTTTTGGCTGTGAAACCTCCCATAATTCCATTTATTCTTGATGAAATCGGACCGGACATAGAGGATCGGCACATTGTGGTCTCATGTGCTGCTGGTGTCACTATCAGCTCTATTGAGAAGGTGAGAATTTATAAGCCCTGACAAATCCATTCAAGTTACACTGAAGGTGGACAATGAGCAGCCAACAAACTGCCTTTGAGAGCCCAAGGACACATGATGGCAGCAGTTCTATATGTTTACATATAGAAAGAAGGGGGCTGTGTGTTCAGTTGTAGGAGCAAAAGGGATCTGTGGGAAAGGAGTGCAGAATTCTTCCCCAGACTCAAATCATGACTATTGATAGAGCTCAAATGAGAAGAGAAACTGCAGAGGGAAGGATTCCGTACTGCTCACCCTTCCATTCATTTTGCTTCAAAAATCAACCCCCATCTTTCTACCACAGCACCACCAATcccatctcccatccaaatactaatcagggctgaccctgcttagcttctgagatctgacaagatcatgctagtctgggctatccagatcagaagCTTATTTCTCAGTTAAGTTCAAATGTAGGGCTCTCACATACCACTCCACAGACAATAGGGCCTGTTTGTCATGGGATAGTTTTGGTAGCATAACATCCGTTCATGGACCTCATGGTTTTTGGCCCTTTGGCATAATCCAGGGGAACAACATATCCCCAGAACTGGGTCAACTGTAGGTCGTTAGTGTTCCTTTGTTCATATTGGTGTCCCAGAGAAAAAGCATTGCTGCTGGCATCTGATCTCAAGCTTCCTGATAAAAATCAGACTAATATTTATTGGGACTCAGCCCACAAAAGTGGCATTGGTGAGGGGAAGCTTAAGAATGGTTCGACTGTGAGAATGGTTCAAGAATGGTTCTACCTTGTATTGGGTCTTCCCTGAAGGTGTGTTCACACAACTCATTCACATGTTGAACATTACAAAAGCTTAATATGTGTTGGCTGCCCTCTCTTTTTTGAGGCTGTTGCTTGATTATGATAACAAAGCCTCACTGGAGACAGTGGACACACGAGAGGAATATCAAACAGGCTGTTACATAATAGTTGCAGTTAGCAAATGAAGGCATAGTTTTATGTATGTAGTCTGATTTGATGGGGATTCTACGCTgagtaatggtggtggtggggaattatCTCACCTTGCATTTTCTCTGCCTCTTTGTAGCTTGCTGTGCGAGAGTTCATTTTAGATGTTAAGTTGTATGTAAAATGTTAATTTgtctttcctacttttgcatCTCAAGAAACTTACTGCATTCTGCCCCGCCCCAAAAGTAATCAGATGCATGACCAACACACCAGTGATTGTACGGGAAGGGGCCACTGTTTATGCTACAGGGAGTCATGCTGAAGTGGAAGATGGGAAGCTCTTGGAACAGCTGATGACCAGCGTGGGCTTCTGCACTGAGGTGGAAGAGGACTTGATTGATGCTGTGACTGGACTCAGTGGCAGTGGGCCTGCTTACGTAtgtgttctttttttcctgtaaGAGGCAAAGGGGACTTACTGGTTAAAGTGCAGAAACCATACTAGCAGGGACTAGATTGTCACATGAGATGGATCAAACTGCAGTAATTCTGCATTGGGGCTTCATAGTGACCCTCCTTGTCTCCAGAATGTCCTCAGAGCCACTAACTTCTAGGGCTGGTTTGTTCAAATCCATCAAAAGTCAACCAATAGACTCCATTTACAGCTGGTGTTTGGGAGGCTTTGCTTAGTACCTTATGGCTGCCCTTTGGATGGAAACTGTAGGATGAAGCTGCTTGTTTTGAGGCTGGGTAAGCATGGATATGTGTGCAGCTATGGTTGGGGAAGATGAGTTTTCTCTTCTTTAGGGTGCCTgtcctggttttatttttattttttgcagaggAGAAATGACACTTAGTAACAGCTTGTCCAGATAATTAAATGGGATAACATCTCCTTTATAGGGAACTGCCCACCTTTGGAAATTCCAGCTTTATTTGCCTGTGAATCTGCTTCTGATTTTACAGGCGTTCACAGCCCTGGATGCCCTGGCAGACGGAGGGGTGAAGATGGGACTTCCTCGCAGGCTAGCTGTCCGGCTGGGAGCTCAAGCATTGCTGGTCAGTATCTCGTTCAAGGCATGTTCATATACCGCTTCTTGGTCTGCAATATTTGGTTGGAAATATCCTTCCATCATTTTCATCTGAAACAATCTACATGTTTTGAAGACTATGAAAAAGTATCCTGCATCCTCAGATTAGTTATCTAAATGGGCTCCTTGCTGCAGCGTCAAGAGTAGAAGGAAGTACTGCAGGAAGGGCCAGTAGGATGTAGGTGGTGATTCAGGCATGTGATGCTGAGCCATCTTCGAAACCTTCAGGTATCTTGCACACTGGATGCTGTTGCCTTTTGTGGCTGGAATCGCCTTGAGCGGTTTTCATAAAAAGGCGCTTAACCAGTTAAGATAACATCGAAGACAGGCTAAAGCTGTTGTTGCAGTTTCCCGTGAGCTTTTTTTACTCCTCTTTCCAAAACTGCAGGGAGCTGCCAAGATGCTCTTGGATTCTGAACAGCATCCCGGACAGCTGAAGGACAATGTGTGCTCTCCAGGGGGCGCCACCATCTATGCCCTGCACTTCTTGGAGAGTGGCGGTTTCCGGTCGCTGCTCATCAATGCTGTGGAGGCATCCTGCGTCAGAACGAGGTACACAAATACGTGGAGGGTGAGAAGCAGCCCATTCTTGGCTGTGTCTTCCTGCCTGCTAACAAAGTGTTTGCTTCAACAGGGAACTGCAGTGCATGGCTGACCAGGAGAAGGTCTCCCCAGCTTCCATTAAGAAGACTTTAATGGACAAAGTGAAACTAGAGTCTGCTGCTGCCAACAAAGTCAGCCTGTTCAACAAAAAGAATCCTGGCAGCAAGAAGTTCTGAGGAAACTCTAGGCCTTCCATGGCCATGCTTTCTTGTCTCTTTCTAGGGAATGTATAGTTTTAGCCATTTGGAGGAAAGCCCAGCCCTGTATTCAGGGTTCCAGAAAagttattttagcttccaggTGAGATTATCAGAGGCTAGTAGGAACCAACATTTCTGCAGTTGAGGGGaggcagcatgtgtgtgtgtgtgggggtgaccATGTGCTTCTCTTTGTAATATTGCAGATTTGTTTGGGTTTTAATGCTGCTTTTTCTCCAGGGATCTCAGGAGCGATGCATGTAGGTTATGCTTCTTCCTGTCTCCCATTTGCTCTCACAACAaacgtgaggtaggttagagaaACAGTGGCTGGGCAGGTCAACTCAGGAACTTCATGGCGAAATAGGGATTTAAATCTAGATCTTCTGGTCCCAGGTTGATACTCTCTATTTGACTGGTGGGCCAAAGCTAGTATTCTTAATTTATGG from the Euleptes europaea isolate rEulEur1 chromosome 1, rEulEur1.hap1, whole genome shotgun sequence genome contains:
- the PYCR1 gene encoding pyrroline-5-carboxylate reductase 1, mitochondrial → MSVGFIGAGQLAFSLARGFTAAGILASHKITASSPDTDLPTVAGLRKMGVNVTLSNKETVKNSDVLFLAVKPPIIPFILDEIGPDIEDRHIVVSCAAGVTISSIEKKLTAFCPAPKVIRCMTNTPVIVREGATVYATGSHAEVEDGKLLEQLMTSVGFCTEVEEDLIDAVTGLSGSGPAYAFTALDALADGGVKMGLPRRLAVRLGAQALLGAAKMLLDSEQHPGQLKDNVCSPGGATIYALHFLESGGFRSLLINAVEASCVRTRELQCMADQEKVSPASIKKTLMDKVKLESAAANKVSLFNKKNPGSKKF